A window from Triticum aestivum cultivar Chinese Spring chromosome 6D, IWGSC CS RefSeq v2.1, whole genome shotgun sequence encodes these proteins:
- the LOC123144221 gene encoding protein ABHD18: MVSVNVGLVHYVLDHIYGTLLHRTKLGTPFFSKGWGGTKLDLLERMVKQLFPEAPCQNWPPTAVQPKWKTVWETKNSCLREGVFRTTCDERLIDALPPESHNARVAFLTPKDVSPEKMACVVHLAGTGDHSFERRLRLGGPLLKDNIATMVLESPYYGQRRPSMQHGAKLQCVSDLLLLGKATIDEARSLLYWLQAEAGYGKMGICGLSMGGVHAAMVGSLHPTPIATLPFLAPHSAVVPFCEGLYRHATAWEALREDAAALAKDATSLTEDAASGISIEQVKDRLRSVLSLTDVTRFPLPKNPQAVIFVGATDDGYIPRHSVMELQKAWPGSEVRWVTGGHVSSFLLHNDSFRKAIVDALDRL, translated from the exons ATGGTATCAGTGAATGTTGGGTTAGTACACTATGTATTGGACCATATATATGGGACTCTCCTTCATCGCACGAAATTAGGAACGCCATTTTTCTCAAAGGGATGGGGAGGTACCAAACTTGATTTGTTAGAGAGGATGGTGAAGCAGCTATTCCCTGAAGCACCTTGCCAGAACTGGCCACCAACTGCTGTGCAGCCTAAATGGAAAACAGTTTGGGAGACAAAGAACTCTTGTCTGCGAGAGGGAGTTTTCCGGACAACATGTGATGAGCGACTCATTGATGCATTGCCTCCTGAGAGTCACAATGCAAGAGTCGCTTTTCTTACGCCCAAGGATGTCTCACCAGAGAAGATGGCTTGCGTGGTCCATCTGGCAG GAACCGGTGATCACTCATTTGAGAGAAGGCTCCGGCTTGGTGGACCTCTTTTGAAGGACAATATTGCAACCATGGTTCTTGAGAG CCCCTATTATGGACAACGACGTCCTAGCATGCAGCATGGGGCCAAGCTTCAATGTGTGAGTGACTTGCTACTCTTAGGAAAAGCCACTATTGATGAAGCTCGCAGTCTCTTATACTGGTTGCAGGCTGAGGCTGGttatggcaagatgggcatatgtgGGCTCAGCATGG GCGGTGTACATGCTGCAATGGTTGGATCCTTGCATCCTACGCCAATTGCCACACTACCATTTCTTGCTCCACATTCTGCTGTTGTACCTTTCTGTGAAGGACTTTACAGACATGCCACAGCTTGGGAAGCACTGAGGGAAGATGCAGCAGCATTAGCTAAAGATGCAACTTCTTTGACCGAAGATGCGGCATCCGGTATCAGCATTGAGCAAGTAAAAGACAGATTACGGTCAGTGCTGTCTCTGACGGACGTCACTCGATTTCCCCTACCGAAGAATCCACAGGCTGTCATTTTTGTTGGTGCAACG GATGACGGTTATATTCCTAGACACTCGGTCATGGAGCTCCAGAAGGCATGGCCGGGCTCGGAAGTCCGGTGGGTGACGGGAGGCCATGTGTCCTCTTTTTTACTCCACAACGACTCGTTTCGCAAGGCCATCGTCGATGCCCTTGACAGATTGTAA